The DNA sequence ctttttgttTGGATGACTTTCCTGGGCAAAGGGAGAGCGTTATGGCAATGTCTTGTTACGTTAGAATTACTACAATAATTCTAAGTAGTTGCTCCCTGGACGCTGTAATaagaatctgattattattaccccgggtAACCTGAGCCGAGTGTGAGGTGCTAGAATAGTTACCTGACTTACCGGGTAcccaaactcacttgcctaagaggagaccacatgcatcacatgtgctttgttgtgggcAATCCtcgaaactctcaggagtcaagctgacAAACACAGCCCCGATTCGACTCAACTCCGAGCTCGAAGATGTTTAACTAATTCGTGAAGTGAGCTTTACGCAGAGGACCACACGCTACCATGATATCGTGGTGTTGACATTCAGGATTATACCTACCTCACTCAGTATGTTCTTAGATGACGTGCCAATACTATATTCAAATGTCTAATACTACCTTTTATATTCGCAGGTTGTGTCCAAGGAGCAGAGGTCATGGGAGGTCAGTATAACTTAGAATACCCTTTACCAAtctgggtctcctttcacaaagcggTAAGGAGATCGCaaatcactaaggtaaccttagtgcaatattaaagaatgggagttaaggttaacctcagCAAAGGTAGCTTCGTCAGGCGCGTATCAAGCTATTTTGTTCGTGTAATAGTTTATTAAGCatcatatttagatagtattgagtGACCAACATcacgagtatcgatctacgcagttgggatacgattacatgtgtgaagcaagtcagcgagtttgaccacccaatcccgttagtcacttcaTACGGCAACcgtgggttactgaacatcagttctaactcggacCTCCACTGGTCATCAACCTTAAAACACTATGGTCTATATAACTAAGTATAGTTGACAATACTTTATAGACAAACGTACTGTCGTAGTGTTACACTATCAGTATCAAGGGTCACGAATACATTAAACTATCCTGTTGGCGTTTTTTTATTACAGGTGCATTCTCAGAGCTTCCGCCATGTCCTCCCTGGGTAGACGACCAAGAAAGGTGCCGCATCGGGGATACAATCCTCAGCCGCAGTCAATGCCTAGACATCATGTCGGAGAAAGAATACCTTGCACTGTCCCGAAGTCGACCGGAAACCAtgtccctccctccttcccCGCCCCGTCCGGTAAACATCTTGGTCAGCCCTCCTGGCTGGCCCAGCGGAGGAAGTCCACCAGGGGGGTGGGCCCAGAGCCACCCTCCTAGCCCCCCAGGGTCTCATTTTGGCCCCCCAGGTAGCAGTGCGGACAGTGTGATGAAGGACAGTGACATTCTTCCCCCAGGACACAAAAACAGCCGATGGTACAGCCGGGGACGCAGCTCATCCCTCGGCTCCATGCCCGGGTCACCACCATCGTCCCCGGGGAGTAACGGCCTGAGCCAGATGGTAAGAGCTATTCAAAGGAGGACCTGGAGGAGGAGAACTCCAAAGACCTGGACGAGGATGAGATCTGGTAACAGGAGACGTCGCAAACAACATCGAGAACAGAGAGGCAGGCCTTTGAGGAAGCGGAGCAGGAAGGCAAGAAAGTACGGAGGGCTATCGGCGCCACCAAGAGCACATCAACTCTAATGTCAAGACAATGGCAGCGCATATGTAACTTTCATCCCTTTCATAGTGTAACTGGTTTCATGTCATACCTCTATGGTTCATGATCACGGGTGTGGCAAAATACATGATATGGATATAAAGTCAGATTGTTTGAATTTTAACGGTGTATATTTACGAACGAACGGTAATTCCCCGTGTGTCAGTCACTACAGGTTTCACTGCCTGTTATTGGTACCTGACCAGCAGTGCTAGTGTGTCTAATAATGGTATGTAGGGGTGCATGTAAGACACGTAGTGCCACTACACGAAGACCTGTGACTGTATTTATAGCACGTCGCGATGTATGTCCACACGCCTTGCAAAGCACGGGCAGTAGGAAGTCTTGAGTGCTTGTTCTATACCATGTACTCTATTCTGTCATACCTCTCCTGGAGCACACAGTGTTTGCAAAACATATAACTGTATTCTATCGTTTTaataaaaacacatttgtaCATAGAAAAGCTGAACCTATAATTGATCGATGCTGCTGAATGCACCAGGGAGGAATCACAGGAAACTCGCCACGATTAGGTTGTGAGAAAGAAAATGTGAAAGCACTATTTGGGAGAGGGAAAATATTACAGGAATCGTCAGTTGCCTCTGCgaatgacatttatatttgtgAGACAACCATTTTAACACACTCTGTCAATGGTGAGAGGGGCAGTGGACCGAGACGGGGGAGAATACTGAGGAACATATCACGACTAGAAGTGAGCTCGGGAGCAGAGCACAAAATGATGAACGTTTCTGAAAATTACCTTTTAATTAAATCGGCGTCCTATTATGGCCCGATCATGTAAAATAGCGAAAAGACATGGCAGAAGAAGTTGTTACAAATATTCAGAAGGGTATATCTGGATGTGGTGGATTATCACCCCTATATATAATACCAGCGTTCCCACTGACCTGCATATAGGGCTCAGTGTGAGGTGAAAATACGCATTGGAAAAACTAAAACACAGCGTCGCTTCTGGTGTAGTAAATTCATTCATCACGaatatgtaaatacaaatgagtTTACCAATTCTCTACCTCCTTGTTGTACGGAACGGACTGGCAGTTGTTTCTATGGTGGACAACTATGGGTATGGAAACTCCCAGCCTGGTTCCCAGGGTCTGCTGCGAAGCGTTAGGGCAGCAGACAGATTCCCCGCTTGTGTTGGTGAGACAGAGCCAACTTATAACTATATCAACTACGGAAGTTTAGACTTGGCCTCTCTGTATGCAACCAGACACTTCTCCCGACAGTTGCTATCGTCGCCGATGAAAGTGCTCACACCGGTAACCAGTCTGGTTTGCATGTGAATACATCGAAGCTGCAGTAAAATCGTCATAGGTATCCGGACTCTCCAGTAATTGACATCAACATGATAATGTTCAAGCAAAATCGAAAACCAAATACAGAAGTGATTTACAGAAAGAATAATTTGTTACTAGACAAGAAGGAAAACACAATGCTACATTACATCAATATTATAGCTCATCGCCGGAGGCTTACTTCAGTCTATACCAACAaccagtctctgaaatgaacatatattctgctgaaaaaagttcatagttaaaaaacataatataatgaaatggagccctgagactttccaCGGACCTTTCTTTCAGACCTGAGGCTAAAGGGAATATAgccttgccacattttctagacttgcatgggctttcttggatatattttgcTTCAGGGTCGGTGCGACAGACTAACTTCAGTCCTATTCTGCGTTAAGTTTCATGCGTACTTACTTAAATACATCCCATAGATTCCGAGGATTAACAATGTAATACGTAAAAGAGTTCATTTCCAACACCAAATAAACCTGCATTGTGAAACTGAGTTTATGGTGAAGAAAATGGTAAATTACAATCCATTTTGGCTCAGGCTCcaaattgtgaaaatgaaaatggcgATAAACAAAGATGTAAATATAAGGCCGGGCCATCAAAACGTAGTTGATAACAATCCTTCCTCCTAGAGAAATAGAATCAATAAAAAGCGTAATGGCAGTTGGTTACTTGTGTACATGTCACAGCACTCCCAGTTTAAATTCGGACTCCTGTGTCACATCCGTAAAGATCGGCTTTCAActgatcttcaccaacccaaACTTGcacacttgtcgtaagagcaagggtggtcagactctcgtttgacacatgccatcgcatCCAATTTGTGTCAACGTCTGGTCCAGAtagattatttaaagaccgcccccatgcatatagctggaattttgctgaattCGCCGTTTAACAAGACGTAATTATAACAACACACGCGTCAGTACGCAACTGATCCTATGCTCATGGACTCTGGAGTTGGTTACAGCGTGTGGCATGACTCCTGTGTGATTGTCCCCCAAAGCCCTGGGTCTTTGTTCCTGGTATGTCTACCTCATCTACTCCCAGCAGTCTGTGAGGTCCGTACGTGATATAGCTAGCAGCTATCACCATACACTACACGGTCGAGCCAAGCTTGGCtgcatgccagtgtacatgaaCACCTGTATCGTGGAGTAGATCTCCACTTTAAGCCACCGTTCTATGTCAAGTTGATATTTATTTGGCCGCATGTCACGACAGTGAACTCTTGGGAGGAATGTAACTCCAATtagcctctggatgacttccaCATTGCAGTAAGCGAGTGGTTTAAAACATGTCCTGACACTCTCGGGTCAGGTAATTTCAATGATAAAGCACGCTGGAGATAAGGAGCCTCCTCTCTGCTGGTGCTGACGTGTCTTGGCAATAAATAGTTCAGTTATGTTACATGATGgtagtctttaaataatcaactctggaccaaacaatccagtgactgatagctCGTGCACCAGCCTATGCAATTGGAATATTTTACGAGCATCAACCGTGCCAGGGAGCCAAACCAATGGATCCTTCTCTCGGCAGGAATTGGTACGCTGAGACTTTCAGCCCGCGTCTTGACAAAGGAAGACAAGTACGCGCTGGTGAAAACCACTTAGCGTTATGCCTTGATTTATTCAGTTAAACTGGAAGAGAGATGTCAGACAAGAAAGGCTAAGTGATTTCCTCGGCAGCGCAGATGTTAATCAGGATAGAATGATATAGGCTGTCTGGTATATTATATGATGGTGTTCTTGTAACATTGCTATTTTAATTGCTCCAACTAGCCTCATTCCCGCTGAAGCAATTTTCGCCTGTTAAAGTTGTCAGCATTACGGGAGAATCTGTAGATGTTTAGTTGACAGATAGACTCACGGGGATTTCCTATATGAGGGTACGAGTATGGCATATTTTCGCTTTTAGGAAAATCAAAGCTTTCCCACAACAGGATACAACCCAAAACTGATTTCATGGAGgtcatatggggaattgaacattGGCCttaaaccactagaccaccACCACTAAGTTTAATTACACTTTACAACGCTCAAAGTCCTTACAAACTGGAAACCAATTTTCGT is a window from the Haliotis asinina isolate JCU_RB_2024 chromosome 9, JCU_Hal_asi_v2, whole genome shotgun sequence genome containing:
- the LOC137296893 gene encoding uncharacterized protein — translated: MTPVFYVAFALVYCVLVYGQAGPPALRLQAPGRERPRGCVQGAEVMGGAFSELPPCPPWVDDQERCRIGDTILSRSQCLDIMSEKEYLALSRSRPETMSLPPSPPRPVNILVSPPGWPSGGSPPGGWAQSHPPSPPGSHFGPPGSSADSVMKDSDILPPGHKNSRWYSRGRSSSLGSMPGSPPSSPGSNGLSQMVRAIQRRTWRRRTPKTWTRMRSGNRRRRKQHREQRGRPLRKRSRKARKYGGLSAPPRAHQL